In the Thermomicrobiales bacterium genome, GAACAGGCGGGAGCTCATGCCACTGGAAAGGATCGCGTCGATCATTCCCTGGGTATAGCGCCTGTCGTCGGTGTAGGGGAGCGCTGGATGGCCGATGCACAGGTGTGCCTGTTCGGTTGGCCGGTTGACGAGCCGCACGTGGGGCGCAGTGTGCTGAAAGACGGACGGAATGATAATGGTTGGTGTGGCTGGGGCCATGGCGCCGAAGTAGCGATCGGCAAGCTCGACGACGCGCTCGTGGTCGACCTTCCCCGCAACCGCGATGACCAGGCGATCCGGGCTGTAGTAGCGGTCGAGGAAGTTGTGCAGGTCGCTCGTTCCGATCGAGCCGACGGTTTCCTCGGTGCCGATAATCGTGCGGCCGACCGGCTGATTGTCCCAGACCACCTCGTCGATGATGTCGTGGACAAGATCGTCCGGAGTGTCGACGATCCCTCGGATCTCCTCAAAGATGACGAGCCGCTCTTTTTCGAGCTCGTCGGCGGGAAAGGTTGAATGACGGAGGATGTCGGCCAGGACATCGAACGCGAGGTCAAGCTTGTCGGCCGGAACCTTGGCCCAGTAATTCGTGCTTTCGCGTCCTGTCGCCGCGTTGAGGATGCCGCCGACGCCCTCGATTTCCTCGGAGATCGTTGCCGGGTCGGGGCGTTTTTCGGTGCCCTTGAACAGCATGTGCTCGAGCACGTGGGAAATCCCCGCGTGAGACTCGATTTCCCAGCGAGACCCTACGTTGTAGTTGAAGATGACCGTGGCCGAATGGACATGGTTCATCCGGCTCGTCACGATTCGAACACCGTTCGGCAGCGTCGTCTTCCGAAAGAAGTCGGTTACCTCGGTCCGCGGGCCTGCAATCGTTGAGGTCACTCGGATTCCTGTTCCGTATTCATTGGCGATCGATCTCTCGTCAAATGCACCGCCAGCGCGAGCGCCTCATGGATCGCTGACTGCATGATTGTCGCCCGGTGGCCTGAAAGCGCTAGCTTCCGGGTCTCCACGCGATCAGGCAGCGCGACGGCGATGTAAACAAGGCCGACTGGCTTCCGGGCTGTGGCCCCGCTCGGACCAGCAATACCCGTGCTGGAAATGGCAAAATCGACATCCAGTGCTCGTCGGGCGCCAGCTGCCATCTCGGCAGCGCACTCCTCGCTCACCGCGCCAACGCGGTCGAGCGTGCTGTGCGTGACACCGAGTACCCGCACCTTTGCTTCGTTTGAATACGTGACGAAGCCGCCCGTCAGATAGTCGGACGACCCAGCGATCTGAGTGATCGCGTACGCGATCCCTCCGCCGGTGCACGATTCGGCAGTCGCGCAGGTCCAGCCACGCTGGCGAAGCTGATTTCCAAGTTGCTCGGCCAGCCCAAGGACTGGCTCTGGAAATGATACGGACTCCAGTTTCATGTTCACCTGTCGCGGAGTATCGTTCACTCAGGGTTCTCGTTGCAACCTCACGGGCGTGGGTTGTGATAATCAGCCGCAGATTGTCTCCGCGCGGTCTTCGGAAAGGCACGACGGTAGCGCGATGACCTATCAGTCGACCCGCGAAGTCGTCCGCAGGGTGATGCCACTGCTGGACCAGTTGGCGACCAGCTCAGTCGATAAGGCGCGGTTGCTGCAGTACCTGTCGGCATCGGCCGGCGTTGATTGGGGTGTGCTCGAGGTTGCAGCCGATCGGGTTGTGGGCGGAGCGCGAGTAGTCACATACCGTGATTGTGCCAACGGAGCCGAGCATTCACTCGTCTACCCGGACGCGCTGGCAGCGGACTTGCGCGATCTCGTCGTTGCTGAATACAAGCGGCTAGCTGTCGATCGGCCGTTGTCGTTGATGGATGAACGGTTGTTCGCCCACTTCTATAGCAGTCAGTGCGCGAGTTGCGTGTTTCGTGGACCAGGCAATGAGCAGATCCACGCCGAGTGCTACTTCGCGGGATATCCAGTCAACTTCGAGCCGACTGCCTAGTCGGAGCACGCTCATCGCGCACCCCGACTGATCGATCTGCGTGCGTTGCCGCGGGGCTACTTCAGTGTCTGAATGTAGGCAATCAGATCGGCGACCTTCTGGGGAGTCAGCTGGCTGGAGAAGTCCGGCATCACCGGCGGGTATCCCTCGACCAGGTGGCTGTTGGGCTTCTCAATCGCAGTCTGGATATAGGCTTCGTCGGCGGTCACGCTGGACCCATCAGCCAACTTCACCTGATTACCGTAGAGACCCTTCCAGGTCGGGCCGGTCAATTTCGATCCGTCGATCGAGTGGCAAGCCACACAACCAAGGCTGGTCGCGAGCGCCTTCCCGTCATCCGCATTTCCCGCTGGCAGCGCGACAGGGCTGCCGCTCTCGGCGCCAGGTGATCCCACGGGCGAGCCGTCCGCCACAGGGGATGCTTTAATATTTCGCGCCTCCATCGTCGCGAGCGTCTGCTGATTGGTTCCGCTGTCATCGGTCCCAGAGCAGGCAGCCTGGAGGGACACGAGCACCAGCAGCGCGGCTGCGATGGCCATCACTGACAGCGATCGCGCTCGGCGAGGACGAGGAGTACCTTCGACCTTCTCCTGGATCTCGAGCATGTTCTTCTTTCCTTGGATCCGACCACCCAACCCACGGACGCGCCCACCCACTGGCGCATCGCCGTGTAACGTATCACAACATCCGGGGGTTTGCACCGCGCGGCAGACCTCGAGTGTGGAACAATCGCCGGTTGGCGGGTCCGCGCGCCGCGCGACCGCAACTTGGCACTAGACGATATCGCTCTCGGGGGGATCCAACGTGGGAAGAGTTACGAAACGAATACTGCTGTTCGCGATCGTCGCGATTGCGCTATCCGGTTGCGGCGGGGGGAATAGCGGCGCGGATCAATCGGTCAAGGACCTGGTTACAAATCTGAGCACGAGCAACTACGCGGGAGCATGGGATGTGCTCCACCCCGCTCAGCAGCGAGTAGTTCCGAAGGATCTCTTCATCCGCTGTGGCGTCGATTCCGAGAAGACGAAGGATCCGAAGGTCGACAATCTCGAAATCCTGGAGACCAGGAAGGTGAACAAAGATCTCCCCTGGGTCGGGAAGGTAGATGCCACCGAGGTCAAGATCCGGATGCTTCAGGGCGAGGATACTCGCGAAGGGTTCTACGATGTCGTCAAGGTCGATGGCACATGGCGATGGACCCTGACGACGCGATCACTGAGCGCGTTCGAGGCTGGAAACTGCCCGCCATAATGGTCGGGATCAGTCTGCTGGCCAGAGGCCGGCCGCGTGCAGAGCGGCGCGGCTGAGCTCGCCGATGGCGTATTCCCCGTCGTGCTGGTCGGGGAACCCCTCGCAGAAGACGGCGAGGATCATCCGCCCGACTGGTGTCTCGACAAACCCGACGTCGTTGGTGACGCCAGCGATACTGCCGGTCTTCGATCCCCAGCGCAGATCGGCACGTTCTGGCAGATAGCGGGCGATTCGCCGCGCATTCTGCTGCCGGGACAGCATTGTCACCATCGCCTCGCGGGCCGCTGTCGACGTGGCGCGATCCCCGAAGATCGCGTCAACGATCGCGACGTAGTCGTCGGGAGTTGCCAGGTTCTCCTGCTCTCCCTCAATTGCCGGCCGGCCCTTCATCTTTCGCGCCAGTGTGGACATCGACATCCCCAGCTCGAGCATCGTCGCGTTTACCGCATCCATTCCGGCAAGGTCGATCAACATGTTCGTTGCCGTGTTGTCGGATATCGAGATCATCAGGTAGATCAGATCGTCGATGGTTAGCTCAATTCCGTCGTGGAGATGCAGCAGAATCCCGCTACCGGCCGCTTTCTCGGTAGCCGACAGAACATGCCGTTGGTCCAGTGACCGCTCACCACGGTCGATCTGACGATAGATCTCGATCATGAGCGGGATCTTGACCGTGCTGGCTGCCTTGAACTGTCGTTGGCCATTGTGACTCCAGCGGTTGCCATCCGGCCCTGCAACCGCGATTCCGACAGTTCCCCCCGACGCCTGCTCGATCGTCGTTACGAGCTCCTCGACCGGTTCCCAGTTGATCTTCATTCGTGTTCCCCCTCGCCTGGCAGCAGTTGCTCCGACCGGCTGCATCGTACCGCAGACGCGTGACAGGTAACGCTCGCGGGGCTAGACATAAACCGCCCGAGAGATTGCTATACTTATTTGATGGATACGAATGAGATCGCCACACCCGAACCACAGCTCGTCCTGCACCCGGTCGCCAGACGAGGGCGGTTCGTGCCACGCAATATCTACGAATTACGGCTCGACGAGCTTGAGGGCTGGTGTCACGATCGGGGCGAGGCGACCTATCGGGCCCGCCAGCTCTACCGCGGGGTCTATCAGCAGCTTGCGAGTGGCTATGACGATGTTCAGGTGCTCCCGAAGCGGTTGCGTGACGCGCTGGCCGAGGACGTGCCGTTCGCGGCGCTGACGCCGATTCACGAGATCTCGACCGACGACGGCGAGACGCTGAAGGTGCTCTACCAGACGGCCGATGGTCAGACACTCGAGACAGTGCTGATGTTCTACTCAGATCGGGCGACTGTCTGCGTTTCCTGTCAGGTTGGCTGTGCCGTCGGTTGCTCATTTTGCGCGACCGGCCTGATGGGGCTGCAACGAAACCTCAGCGCAGGGGAGATGGTCGCTCAGGTGGTGGATATGGCCCGCCGGGCGCGGGACAAGGGCCGCCCATTGACCAATCTGGTGATGATGGGGATGGGCGAGCCGTTCCACAATTACGACAACGTCATGAAGATGGTCGCTATCCTCCACGACCCGATGGGGATGGGCTTCGGCGCGCGTCGAATCACGATCTCGACATCCGGTGTCGTGCCGTTCATCGACAAGCTGGCGACGGAGCCCTGGCAGGTCAACCTGGCGGTCTCGATTCATGCGGGGGACGACGAGCTACGCTCCGAGCTGGTGCCACTCAACCAGCGATGGCCGCTCGCGGAGCTCATCGGCGCAATCCGGCGCTACATCAAGATAACTGGCCGGCGGGTCTCGTTCGAGTACGCAATGCTCAATGGCGTGAACACAAGAGACGACGACGCTCGACAGCTTGCTCGTCGACTGCGCGGGCTACTTTGCCACGTCAACCTGATTCCCTACAACCCGACCCCGGCCTATCCCTACGAGCGACCTGGCAAGGACGTTATCGAACGCTTCGCGGCCATCCTGCGCGATGCTGGAATCCCCGCCACCGTGAGATATTCGCGTGGTGTGGAGATCGCGGCCGCCTGCGGCCAACTCCATGTGGAGCACGCCGCGACGCTGCGTGCGGGGGCCGATTCAGCCTCAGGCTCTCTCGACGACTGACCACCCGGAGCGCGTATGCTCTCGTTGTGGCCCGCGAGATGGACGGTCGGGCCAAATGCAAGGGGGGTGTTCGTGCGGATCGCCTGGTTTGACCCGTACTCTGGCGCCAGTGGGGATATGGTGCTCGGCGCGCTTATCGATGCTGGCTTGTCGGTTGACGCTCTGCGAGATGTGCTGGAGGGGCTTCACCTGCCCGGCTGGAGGCTATCGGCCGAGGCGGCCGGCCAGCACGGGATCACCGGCACTCGCGCCATTGTTGCGGTCGACGATGACGCCCCTGCCCGGGATTGGGCCGTGATCCGTGACCTGCTCGAACGCGCGACGCTCCCCGAGCCGGTGCGCGACGGCGCACTGGCGATCTTCCGCGCTCTGGCAGAGGCCGAGGCTCGCGTTCACGGCGCCGACGTCGAACGGGTTCATTTCCATGAGGTCGGTGGAGTCGATGCGATCATCGACATCGTCGGCGCGGCGGCGGGGTTGTACCTCCTGGGAGTTGAGCGCGTCTTCTCAGGACCTCCGGCGCTGGGCCGCGGCTTCGCACAATCCCAACACGGCACGATTCCAATTCCTGCGCCGGCCACGGCGGAGTTGCTGGCGCGAGCTGGCGCGCCGTCGATCGACGCCGACGTTCAGGCCGAGCTGCTGACCCCGACTGGCGCCGCGATCCTGACGACGTTGGCCGAATTCGAACGACCGATGTTTCGCACGACCGCCGTAGGCTCCGGCTTCGGCCAACGCCAGCTCCCCTGGCCAAATGCGCTGCGAGTCTGGCTTGGCGATCTGTCTGATGCCGTCCCAACTACGGACGAACCAGCGGCTGACAGCGAGCTGCTGCTCGAGGTCAATATCGACGACATGAACCCGGAGTTCTATGAGCTGCTGATCGAGCGGCTCTTCGGTGCTGGCGCGCTGGACGTGTTCCTGACACCGATCGTGATGAAGCGCGGGCGGCCGGCCACGAAGCTGAGCGTCATCACCGGCGCAGACCGACGCCGCGAGATCGAAGAGACGCTGTTCGAAAACAGCTCGACATTCGGGGTCCGGGCAACACGGATCGAGCGGACGAAGACAGATCGCTCGTGGGTGACGGTCGCCACTCGTTGGGGCGACGTTCGGCTGAAGCTGAAGATTTGGCGTGGTCGCGTCGTCGAGGTTGCGCCGGAGTATGCCGATTGTCTCTCGATCGCTCGCCAGGCGGACGCGCCGCTCCGACTGGTCTACGGCGAGGCGAAGCGCATCGGCGACGCATTCGTCGGCCGCCGGGGGGACGCTATCGATGCCGACCGCCAGCGCTGAGGTCAACGCATCAGCGCACCGCGCAGAAATGCGAGGATGAGCCGACCGAGCGCCTCCGGCCGATCCTCCTGGATGAAGTGATTGGCGTGCTCGAAGATATCGGTCCGACTATCGTGGAGAAGCTTGCCGATCTCGACTGCTCGGCTGGATGGAAACGCGCGATCGTTGCCACCCCATGCGACAAGCCCCGGCCTCTCGAAGTTGTAGAGCGCCTCTCGCCAGCGGTGAAAGTCCGCTGACGTCAATCCGTCGATGTGGCTCATGCGGCGCAGGACACTCCAGAGGCCGTCGGTAAACGGGCGCCAGTAGACCGCGATGACATCGTCGGTCAGTCGCTCCTTGTCATCGACGTAGCGGCCGAACGCCTCACGTAGCATGAATGGCCGCGCGGCCGCAGTTGCCAGCCGGCCGGCGATCGGCAGGTTGATGAGGGCGAGCGGCGAGAGTGGTGAGCTGTGCCAGTCGTCGATCCAGACGCTCGTGTTCGTCACGATCATGTCGCTGACCCGGTCAGGCGCTCGGGCGAGCATCTCGCAGGCGACAAGCGCGCCATAGTCATGACCAACCAGCGCCGTCCGTCCGATGCTCAGTTCGTCGAGCACGCGCAGCATCGCCGTTGCCTGACCGGCCGGCGACAGATCGACGGTGGCCGGCCGGTCAGCGAACCCGAAGCCGATCAGATCCGGGACAATGGCGCGGCGCTCGCGGGAGACAACTCGCGCCACGTCCCGCCAGAGAAAGCTCGACGTCGGAATGCCATGCAGGAAAACGATCGGCTCGCCAAGCCCCTCATCCAGCACGAAGGTGCGAATGCCGTCAACGACGACCGGTCGAAGCCGCGCTTGCCAGTCCGCGACCGGATCGGTTGTCATCCTCACGATTCCGACTCGGCCTGATGCTCGACAACCCGCGCGAGATTGGCCAGCGTGCCACTCTGACTGAGGTTCATGAACGCGCTGATGAGATCGACCGGGACCGGGAAGAGGATCGTCGAGTTCTTCTCGGTCGCAATTTCGGTCAGGGTCTGGAGGAATCGGAGTTGCAGCGCGATTGGCTCGGTGGCCATTACCGCGGCGGCGTCGTGAAGCTGCTGGGCTGCCAGCGATTCACCCTCGGCGTGAATGATCTTGGCGCGCTTCTCGCGCTCGGCCTCGGCTTGTCGCGCCATCGCCCGCTGCATCGAGTCTGGTAGCTCAACATCCTTGATCTCGACGACACTGACCTTGATGCCCCATGGCTCCGTTTGCTCGTCGATGATTGTCTGGAGCTTCTGGTTGATAACCTCGCGAGCCGCGAGCAGCTCGTCCAGCTCGACCTGCCCCAGAATCGAGCGAAGCGTCGTCTGGGCGATCTGCGAGGTCGCGCGGACGTAGTCGGCGATGTTGACGATCGCCATCCCGGCATCGACGACGCGGAAGTAGGCGACCGCGTTGACGTTCACCGTGACGTTATCGCGGGTGATGACCTCCTGTCGGGGGATATCCATCGTGAGGGTTCGGAGGTCGACACGAATCATCCGTTCGATGAACGGGACCAGCAGGATCAGCCCCGGCCCGCGCGCGCCCGCAAGCCGGCCGAGACGAAAGACGACGCCTCGTTCGTACTCCTGGGTGATCTTGATCGTTGCCGAGGCAAAGATGATCAAAAACAGGATGATCGCGCCGACGGCGATGAGAATACCTACGTTCACGTCAACTCCATTCGCTTGCGCCACGCACCATGTGGCATATCAGGTTCCTGCGGTCGGGAGAGGAAGCGCCGGTGTCGTTGCGTCGTGTTCTGGTTCGGCCGGCGTCACCACAAGCGCCAGCCCTTCGATCGCCACGACACGGACGTGCTCTCCCGTGTGGATCGGCGCGTCTGCTCGCGCTTGCCAGAGCTCGCCGAACACGAAGACCATACCCTCCGGATCGAGGTCAGAGCGGACTATGCCGACTGTTCCAACCAGCGCCGACAGGCCGGTAACGGCCGGCTTCTTCCGAATGCGGACAACGGCGCCGATGATAAAGCCGAAGAACACCGCCATCATCGCTGTCATCGCAAAGACAACACTCCGGGAGACCTGCAACACACTGGGGCTGCGGGTGTTCGCCAGCATAAGCGAACCGAGCAAGAACGCGCCGATGCCGCTGAGCGTGAGAACGCCATGGCTCGGCAGGAAGACATCGAGCGCAAACAGGATGAAGGCGAGGATCATCAGCGCCAGCCCTGTCCAGTTGGAATCCAGTGTGCCCAGGCCATAGAAGCCAGCCAGGAGCAATATCACACCGACCGCCCCAGGCCCGATCCCGCCCGGGTTGGCGATCTCGAAGATAATCGCCAGCGAGCCGAGACTTAGCAGGATGTAGGCGATGTTCGGGTTTGTCAGCACCTGGAGGAACTGCTCGAAGAACGACATGCGGAACGTTTCGACCTGTGCCCCGGCCGTATGAAGCACGACCGGCTGACCGAGCACATCCACTGTCCGGCCGTCCGACTGTGTGAGAAGCTCTTCCTGTGACGCGGCAATGAAATCGACAACGCCGAGCTGGACAGCCTGGCTGGCCGGGATGTTTTCCGCGTCGCGGACCGCGGCCTCGGCCCAGTCACCGTTACGTCCGCGCCGTTCGGCCAACGCGCGGATCTTGGCCACCGCGTCGTTGATGATCTTGCGGTCCATCGTGGTCGGGGTGGCGTTTGCTTCTCCACCTGCACCGATCTGCACCGGTGTCGCCGAGCCGATGTTCGTTGCCGGCGCCATCGCCGCAACATGCGCAGCGTAGGTGATATAGACCCCAGCCGAGGCCGCGCGCGCGCCATCCGGCGCGACCCAGACGATGATCGGGATCGGCGCGTTGAGGATGTCGCGCACGATGTCGTCCATCGCTGAGGATAGCCCGCCCGGCGTGTTCAGCTCGATGATAAGCGCATGATCTCCACGTTCGGAGGCGCGCTGAATGCTGCGGTCAATGTAGGTCGCCAGCGGAGGGGTAATCGCGTCATCGACACTGATCTTCCCGACACGGTTGCCCGAATCGGCCGCGGCGGTCGATGTGACAACCGCGATGAGAACACTGATCGCGACCAACATGATGGACCATTGAACCGGAGTTGACCGCTGTGGCCGCGTGGAGGATCTATACACTGCGAGCTCCTTTGCCCGACTGCGCTCCAAGTATACGGTGCAGTCGCTGGCCCGGGGCGCACGGCCAGTACAATCAACAGGCTGTCCGGACGAGAAAGGGGAAGCGGCGTGGACGAGGAAAAGCAGGAACCCGAGCAGGAATGGATGGCGAATGAGGCCGCAGCGTATCAACGGGCAGAACGCTACCTCAACAGCCTGATTTTCGGCCCGCCCTCTCCACCACCCGGCACATCGCAAGAGGAGATCCGCGCACGCGCTGTCGCCCGGCTGGCCCGACTACGCGCGTTCCTGGCGTTTCTCGGCAACCCCCAACGTGCCTACCGAACGATCCATGTTACCGGAACCTCAGGGAAAGGGTCGACAACGACGATTACTGCCAGCATCCTGACGGCGGCCGGCTATCGTGTTGGAGCACACGTTTCGCCCTATCTCCAGGTGGCTACCGAGAAGTTGCAGATCGATGGACGGCTGATTTCCGCCGGCCGGTACGAGCGCCTCGTCGATGACATGCATCGCAGTGTCGATGAGTGGGTGGCGGCAGGGCGCGAGCGACCGAACTACGGCGAGATCTGGGTCGCGATGACGCTACGATACTTCGCCGAGGAGCAGGTCGATGTCGCCGTTGTCGAGGTCGGGGCAGGTGGACGATTCGACGTTACCAACGTCCTCGAACCCGATGTCGTCGCGATCACCAGCGTCGGTCTGGACCACACGGTCACCCTCGGATCAACGCTGGAGGAGATTGCCTGGCACAAGGCCGGAATCATCAAGCCCGGATCGGTCGCAGTCACCGCAGTGACTGGCCCTGAGACCCTTCCGATTATCGAAGAGGAGTGCCGGCAGACTGGCGCTGATCTGGTCGTTGTCCGGGAAGGGGAGCGATATCGCGACGTGCGCGCGGACGCCGATGGCACGTCGTTCATCGACGGCGCTACCGACGAAGCAATGCGGATCACATTGCCTGGCACGTTTCAGGCGTCGAACGCAGCGATGGCAATCGAGATCGCGCGCCGGTTTACCCACGGTCACCTGCCCGTCGAGACGCTCCGAGCAGGACTGGCGGCGGCCCGTTTCCCGGGCCGGATGGAGCTAGTGCAGGACAATCCACGAGTGCTGCTGGACGGCGCCCACAACCCCGAGAAGGTTGCCTCGCTGGCGCGGAACCTCGAGCATCTCTACCCTCACCAGCGCAAGCTGATCATCTTCGGTGCGCTCGAATCGAAATCGCATGCCAGCATGCTGGCGTCGCTGTCCCCGCTAGCCGGCCTGGTCATCGCGACAATGCCGCGCGTCCTGGCAAAGCCAGCGACCGACGCCGCCGAGATCGCCGCCGAGGTTATCGGTGATGTCGAGGTGATCATTGAGCCGTCCCCGGAACGCGCCATCGAGATCGCCCTGGCGCGCGCAGAACCGGACGATCTCGTGGTCGTCACCGGCTCGCTCTACCTCGTCGGCAACATCCGCGAACGCTGGTATCCGTCGGAGGCGATCCTCAGTCAGAGCAACTGCTGGCCGCGCACGACGCCGCTAGGGTTGTGGGATCCGCCCCTGCTTGCGAAGGAAACGTAGCAACCCATCGATCGACATCCAGTGGGGCGTCGTCAGCTCGAACATCGGAGCGAGATCGGATGTGCCGTTGCGGCCCATTTCCTCGAGAACGACAGCGCCAAGCCTCGCGATCATCGCGTCCCGATCGAGACCGTCGATAGCCCACTGCTCGACCAGCGCCACCCACTGATCCAGCCGGGCGCCAAGCTGGTCGAGATGCGGCGAGACATCATCCCAGGGGCCGAAGTGCGTCAGAAGCATCCGGTCGGGATTGGCGGCTCGGAGCCGGGCAATGCTGGCGTGCCAACCGACGATATCGACGTCGGGAGGTGGCGTTGGGGGCCAGACCTCGATGGCCGGCGGAATCCGGACGCCCGCGACGTCCCCGACGAAGATCAGCCGAGCGTCCTCGTCGTGATAGGCGATATGGTGTGAGGCGTGCCCCGGTGTGTACATCGCTCGCAGCGTCCGACCACCGATCGAGACGATTTCGTTGTCGGTAACGATGACGACCCGGTCCGCCGGGACAGGCCGGATCTCGCCCCAGAGCAGATCCATCCGGTCA is a window encoding:
- a CDS encoding pitrilysin family protein, whose translation is MTSTIAGPRTEVTDFFRKTTLPNGVRIVTSRMNHVHSATVIFNYNVGSRWEIESHAGISHVLEHMLFKGTEKRPDPATISEEIEGVGGILNAATGRESTNYWAKVPADKLDLAFDVLADILRHSTFPADELEKERLVIFEEIRGIVDTPDDLVHDIIDEVVWDNQPVGRTIIGTEETVGSIGTSDLHNFLDRYYSPDRLVIAVAGKVDHERVVELADRYFGAMAPATPTIIIPSVFQHTAPHVRLVNRPTEQAHLCIGHPALPYTDDRRYTQGMIDAILSSGMSSRLFQEIRERRGLVYSVYGYFRQYADVGQGVVYAGTDVQRIDETIQAVMAELDKLRTTVVGEEELQRTKDLRKGRILMGMEDSRSVAGWIGSQELTFGEILTPEEVMDRIDAVDAESMLMLAREYIREDWMSLAVVGPYEDEQRFRDQLTF
- a CDS encoding CinA family protein, whose translation is MNDTPRQVNMKLESVSFPEPVLGLAEQLGNQLRQRGWTCATAESCTGGGIAYAITQIAGSSDYLTGGFVTYSNEAKVRVLGVTHSTLDRVGAVSEECAAEMAAGARRALDVDFAISSTGIAGPSGATARKPVGLVYIAVALPDRVETRKLALSGHRATIMQSAIHEALALAVHLTRDRSPMNTEQESE
- a CDS encoding c-type cytochrome gives rise to the protein MLEIQEKVEGTPRPRRARSLSVMAIAAALLVLVSLQAACSGTDDSGTNQQTLATMEARNIKASPVADGSPVGSPGAESGSPVALPAGNADDGKALATSLGCVACHSIDGSKLTGPTWKGLYGNQVKLADGSSVTADEAYIQTAIEKPNSHLVEGYPPVMPDFSSQLTPQKVADLIAYIQTLK
- a CDS encoding serine hydrolase, whose amino-acid sequence is MKINWEPVEELVTTIEQASGGTVGIAVAGPDGNRWSHNGQRQFKAASTVKIPLMIEIYRQIDRGERSLDQRHVLSATEKAAGSGILLHLHDGIELTIDDLIYLMISISDNTATNMLIDLAGMDAVNATMLELGMSMSTLARKMKGRPAIEGEQENLATPDDYVAIVDAIFGDRATSTAAREAMVTMLSRQQNARRIARYLPERADLRWGSKTGSIAGVTNDVGFVETPVGRMILAVFCEGFPDQHDGEYAIGELSRAALHAAGLWPAD
- the rlmN gene encoding 23S rRNA (adenine(2503)-C(2))-methyltransferase RlmN gives rise to the protein MPRNIYELRLDELEGWCHDRGEATYRARQLYRGVYQQLASGYDDVQVLPKRLRDALAEDVPFAALTPIHEISTDDGETLKVLYQTADGQTLETVLMFYSDRATVCVSCQVGCAVGCSFCATGLMGLQRNLSAGEMVAQVVDMARRARDKGRPLTNLVMMGMGEPFHNYDNVMKMVAILHDPMGMGFGARRITISTSGVVPFIDKLATEPWQVNLAVSIHAGDDELRSELVPLNQRWPLAELIGAIRRYIKITGRRVSFEYAMLNGVNTRDDDARQLARRLRGLLCHVNLIPYNPTPAYPYERPGKDVIERFAAILRDAGIPATVRYSRGVEIAAACGQLHVEHAATLRAGADSASGSLDD
- the larC gene encoding nickel pincer cofactor biosynthesis protein LarC, which gives rise to MRIAWFDPYSGASGDMVLGALIDAGLSVDALRDVLEGLHLPGWRLSAEAAGQHGITGTRAIVAVDDDAPARDWAVIRDLLERATLPEPVRDGALAIFRALAEAEARVHGADVERVHFHEVGGVDAIIDIVGAAAGLYLLGVERVFSGPPALGRGFAQSQHGTIPIPAPATAELLARAGAPSIDADVQAELLTPTGAAILTTLAEFERPMFRTTAVGSGFGQRQLPWPNALRVWLGDLSDAVPTTDEPAADSELLLEVNIDDMNPEFYELLIERLFGAGALDVFLTPIVMKRGRPATKLSVITGADRRREIEETLFENSSTFGVRATRIERTKTDRSWVTVATRWGDVRLKLKIWRGRVVEVAPEYADCLSIARQADAPLRLVYGEAKRIGDAFVGRRGDAIDADRQR
- a CDS encoding alpha/beta fold hydrolase; translated protein: MTTDPVADWQARLRPVVVDGIRTFVLDEGLGEPIVFLHGIPTSSFLWRDVARVVSRERRAIVPDLIGFGFADRPATVDLSPAGQATAMLRVLDELSIGRTALVGHDYGALVACEMLARAPDRVSDMIVTNTSVWIDDWHSSPLSPLALINLPIAGRLATAAARPFMLREAFGRYVDDKERLTDDVIAVYWRPFTDGLWSVLRRMSHIDGLTSADFHRWREALYNFERPGLVAWGGNDRAFPSSRAVEIGKLLHDSRTDIFEHANHFIQEDRPEALGRLILAFLRGALMR
- a CDS encoding slipin family protein; the encoded protein is MNVGILIAVGAIILFLIIFASATIKITQEYERGVVFRLGRLAGARGPGLILLVPFIERMIRVDLRTLTMDIPRQEVITRDNVTVNVNAVAYFRVVDAGMAIVNIADYVRATSQIAQTTLRSILGQVELDELLAAREVINQKLQTIIDEQTEPWGIKVSVVEIKDVELPDSMQRAMARQAEAEREKRAKIIHAEGESLAAQQLHDAAAVMATEPIALQLRFLQTLTEIATEKNSTILFPVPVDLISAFMNLSQSGTLANLARVVEHQAESES
- a CDS encoding nodulation protein NfeD: MLVAISVLIAVVTSTAAADSGNRVGKISVDDAITPPLATYIDRSIQRASERGDHALIIELNTPGGLSSAMDDIVRDILNAPIPIIVWVAPDGARAASAGVYITYAAHVAAMAPATNIGSATPVQIGAGGEANATPTTMDRKIINDAVAKIRALAERRGRNGDWAEAAVRDAENIPASQAVQLGVVDFIAASQEELLTQSDGRTVDVLGQPVVLHTAGAQVETFRMSFFEQFLQVLTNPNIAYILLSLGSLAIIFEIANPGGIGPGAVGVILLLAGFYGLGTLDSNWTGLALMILAFILFALDVFLPSHGVLTLSGIGAFLLGSLMLANTRSPSVLQVSRSVVFAMTAMMAVFFGFIIGAVVRIRKKPAVTGLSALVGTVGIVRSDLDPEGMVFVFGELWQARADAPIHTGEHVRVVAIEGLALVVTPAEPEHDATTPALPLPTAGT
- a CDS encoding folylpolyglutamate synthase/dihydrofolate synthase family protein, whose protein sequence is MDEEKQEPEQEWMANEAAAYQRAERYLNSLIFGPPSPPPGTSQEEIRARAVARLARLRAFLAFLGNPQRAYRTIHVTGTSGKGSTTTITASILTAAGYRVGAHVSPYLQVATEKLQIDGRLISAGRYERLVDDMHRSVDEWVAAGRERPNYGEIWVAMTLRYFAEEQVDVAVVEVGAGGRFDVTNVLEPDVVAITSVGLDHTVTLGSTLEEIAWHKAGIIKPGSVAVTAVTGPETLPIIEEECRQTGADLVVVREGERYRDVRADADGTSFIDGATDEAMRITLPGTFQASNAAMAIEIARRFTHGHLPVETLRAGLAAARFPGRMELVQDNPRVLLDGAHNPEKVASLARNLEHLYPHQRKLIIFGALESKSHASMLASLSPLAGLVIATMPRVLAKPATDAAEIAAEVIGDVEVIIEPSPERAIEIALARAEPDDLVVVTGSLYLVGNIRERWYPSEAILSQSNCWPRTTPLGLWDPPLLAKET